In the bacterium genome, one interval contains:
- a CDS encoding Ni/Fe hydrogenase subunit alpha, with product MATANQKIVIEPVTRVEGHGKVTIQLDAKGEVAEARLHIVEFRGFERFIQGRPYWEVPVLVQRLCGICPVSHHLAAAKAMDGIAGAEKLTPTAEKIRRLMHYGQTFQSHALHFFHLASPDLLFGFDAPVAKRNVIAVAAAHKDLAVQGVMMRKYGQEIIKATAGKKIHGTGAIPGGVNKNLTLAERDVFLKDIEQQLAWCRSALKIAKDYTVAHLELAKAFAAFPSNHVSIVRADGCLDLYHGNLRAIDAEGKRIFDQVDPQDYHKVIAEEVRPWSYMKFPFIKSLGPETGWYRVG from the coding sequence GTGGCGACCGCGAACCAGAAGATCGTCATCGAACCGGTGACCCGCGTCGAAGGCCACGGCAAGGTCACCATCCAGCTCGACGCCAAGGGCGAAGTCGCCGAGGCGCGCCTGCACATCGTCGAGTTCCGCGGCTTCGAGCGCTTCATCCAGGGCCGGCCCTACTGGGAGGTGCCGGTGCTGGTGCAGCGGCTCTGCGGCATCTGTCCGGTCAGCCACCACCTGGCCGCCGCCAAGGCGATGGACGGCATCGCCGGCGCCGAGAAGCTGACGCCGACGGCCGAGAAGATCCGCCGCCTGATGCACTACGGGCAGACCTTCCAGTCGCACGCGCTGCACTTCTTCCACCTGGCGAGCCCGGACCTGCTCTTCGGCTTCGACGCCCCGGTGGCCAAGCGCAACGTGATCGCCGTCGCCGCTGCCCACAAGGACCTCGCCGTGCAGGGCGTGATGATGCGCAAGTACGGCCAGGAGATCATCAAGGCGACGGCGGGCAAGAAGATCCACGGCACGGGCGCCATCCCCGGCGGCGTGAACAAGAACCTCACGCTCGCCGAGCGGGACGTATTCCTCAAGGACATCGAGCAGCAGCTGGCCTGGTGCCGCAGCGCGCTCAAGATCGCCAAGGACTACACGGTCGCGCACCTGGAGCTGGCCAAGGCTTTCGCGGCCTTCCCCTCGAATCACGTCTCCATCGTGCGCGCCGACGGCTGCCTGGATCTCTACCACGGCAACCTGCGCGCGATCGACGCCGAGGGCAAGCGCATCTTCGACCAGGTCGATCCTCAGGATTACCACAAGGTGATCGCCGAAGAGGTGCGCCCCTGGTCCTACATGAAGTTCCCCTTCATCAAGAGCCTGGGCCCGGAGACCGGCTGGTACCGCGTGGG
- a CDS encoding NADP oxidoreductase, with the protein MMAKPKLATTSLAGCFGCHMSILDIDERILQLVELVDFDKSPIDDIKEFSGRCAIGLIEGGCCNEENVKVLQDFRAHCDILISVGDCAINGGIPALRNTIPLKECLDEAYLNGPTVHNPSGKVPDGEDIPLLLNKVYPCHEVVKIDYHLPGCPPPADTLWQALVALLTDKPVSLPYELIKYD; encoded by the coding sequence ATCATGGCGAAACCCAAGCTGGCAACCACCTCGCTCGCGGGCTGCTTCGGCTGCCACATGTCGATCCTCGACATCGACGAGCGGATTCTCCAGCTCGTCGAGCTGGTGGACTTCGACAAGTCCCCCATCGACGACATCAAGGAGTTCAGCGGGCGCTGCGCGATCGGCCTCATCGAGGGCGGCTGCTGCAACGAGGAGAACGTGAAGGTCCTCCAGGACTTCCGCGCCCACTGCGACATCCTCATCTCGGTGGGCGACTGCGCGATCAACGGCGGCATCCCGGCGCTGCGCAACACGATCCCGCTCAAGGAGTGCCTGGACGAGGCCTACCTGAACGGCCCGACGGTCCACAACCCGAGCGGCAAGGTGCCCGACGGCGAGGACATCCCGCTGCTGCTCAACAAGGTCTATCCCTGCCACGAAGTGGTGAAGATCGACTATCACCTGCCCGGTTGCCCGCCGCCCGCGGACACGCTCTGGCAGGCGCTCGTGGCCCTGCTGACCGACAAGCCGGTCTCGCTCCCCTACGAACTCATCAAGTACGACTAG